TATTTGAACATACGAATAGGCGGGATAGCGTTACGACCATTATCCAAACAGTATTTTGTTTTTAGTTCATCAAGAATAAAAGAGAAATCTACTAGTTCATTTATTTGACGAAGCATATTATTTTTGGGGACTACGATATCATATATCGCTGAGAATGGGCTAAGGTTAAAGGACTCTTGATTAGAAATCATTTGGATACCACCTAAAACTTTTTATAAAAATATTATAAAACAAAAAAGCAGAAGAAAGTTGTAATTTAAACATTCTTCTGCTTAATTAAGTACGAATTGTACATTCAATTTTTATCTTTTGAATGGAGCAAATGGCGTAGACTCCAGCGGGGGAAGAAGCGACATTGTTGAGACCCCGCAACGAAGTGAGAAGGCTCAAGGTCGCCCCGCGGAAAGCGAAGCCATTTGCGGAAATCAAAAGCGGTGTCTTAACAATATCTAAAATTAAGAACTTTTTCAGTGGCCTCCAACGAAGTGTGGAGGCTCACGGACCGCCCGCAGGCAAGCGAAGCGCCTGGAACGGAAATCAACCGTTCATCAGCCAATCTTCCTTATTTCCTCTGCTGAAACGCCACCACCGCATCAAACTCTTGCTCGTACAAACGGCTTAATCGAATGAACAATGGCGTCAGTTCTTTATACACTTCCACTTCCGCCTGGTCAGGTTCATACCCATTCGTCGTCCCAACCATCTCATTCATCACATCAAACGAATCAATTTCACCGAGTGCATACAATCCGAGCACCGCAGCACCGAGGCAAGAACTTTCCACGCTTTCCGGTATGCTTACTTCCTGATTGAAAATGTTCGAAAGCATCTGGCACCATACTTTTGAACGGGCAAATCCGCCTGTAGCATGAATCTTTTCAGGAATTCCGATAATCTCTTCTAATGCCAACAAGACTGTATAAAGGTTAAGATTGATTCCTTCTAATACCGCGCGCATCATATGCTCTCTTTTATGGTGGATGCCAAGTCCATAAAAGGATCCACGTGCGTTTCCATTCCATAACGGTGCACGTTCACCTGTCAGGTAAGGATGGAAAAGAACGCCCTCTGAACCCGCCTTCACTTGAGCAATTTTTGCTGTCATGACATCATAAGGATCAACGCCCAGTGCTTTCGCCTCTTCCACTTCCGCTTGGCAAAATTCATCACGAAGCCAGCGCATAATCATGCCGCCATTGTTGACAGGACCACCAATTACCCAATGATTTTCTGTCAGAGCATAGCAGAATGTTCTACCCTTTGGATCTGTTACCGGCTTGTCCGCAACGGTACGGATCGCCCCGCTTGTTCCAATGGTTAACGCGACCACGCCTGGTTGAACTGCGTTTACCCCAAGGTTGGAAAGCACGCCGTCATTTGCACCAACTACAAATTTTACATCAGCATGTAAGCCAAGTTTTACTGCCCACTCTGGTTGCAATCCTGTGATGATTTCTGTTGTTGGGACAAGTCGGGAAAGCTTGCCAGGTGTCACACCGGCAACTCCAAGTGCGCCCGCGTCCCAATTCAAATTTTTTAAGTTCAGCATTCCTGTTGCCGACGCAATGGAATGATCCACTACATACTCTCCAAAAAACTTGTGAAACACATATTCTTTGATGGAGATGAATTTAGATGCTTTTTCAAACGTTTCTGGATGTTCGTTTCGCAACCAAACAAGTTTTGCCAAAGGAGACATCGGATGAATCGGTGTCCCGGTTCTCATGTATATCTCATGGCCATTCCATTCGTTTTTAATTTTCTTCGCCCATTTTTCACTGCGCTGGTCGGCCCACGTGATGCTTTTCGTCAACGGAATTCCTGCTTCATTTACGGCAATCAGACTGTGCATCGCTGCACTGAAGCTCACATGGGAAAGCTCTGTGGTATCGATGCCACTTTTGAGAATAGTTTCTCTAATCGAAACAGCCACCGCTTCGAGAATTTCGTCGGGATCCTGTTCTGCTGCACCCATTTCTGGAGTGTACAAAGGATATTCCACGGCATGTTGGCTTTTTACTTTACCATTCTTCGTAAAAAGAACCGCCTTTGTGCTTGTTGTTCCTATATCAACGCCTAGCATGTATGTTGTCATGGTGATGTCCTCCTTGATTCAAAATCACAACGGGCCAAGGAAATAGCTCCTTGACCCTACTTTAACTTATCCTATAAATATACCAATAATTACCGCTACTGCAAAACCTACGAGTCCGATGATGGTTTCCATGACCGTCCAAGATTTTAATGTATCTTTTACATCAAGGCCGAAGTATCTGTTTACCAACCAGAAACCGGAGTCGTTTACGTGGGATAGAACCGTTGCTCCAGAAGCAATCGAGATAACGATTAGACCAAGTACAGGCCCTTCCAGACCCATGATTCCGATTAATGGTGTGATTAGTCCTGCTGCCGTTACCATTGAAACGGTTGCGGATCCTTGCGCCACGCGGACTGCCGCTGCGATCAAGAACGCTAGGACAATTGGAGGCAATGCAGATCCTGCCATCATTTCACCAAGAACATCACCAACACCAGAGTCGATTAGAACCTGCTTGAACACTCCACCGGCACCTGTTACAAGGATGATGATACCAGCTGGCTCAAGCGCTTTTGTTGCGATATCTTGTACATCTTGTTTTGTATAACCGCGCTTCGTTCCAAGGAAGTAGAACGTCAATAATGTTGCAATAGTCAATGCTACGAACGGATGACCGACAAATGTCGTAATCTCTCGAACGATGTGACCCTCTTCAAACATAACCGTTGAAAACGTATTCACTAAAATCAACACTAATGGTACTAAAATAATAGAAGCAATAAGTCCGAATCCTGGTAGATCCTTTTCATATACCTTATCTTCATCAATCTCCATATATTTTGGTACAACAACGTGAATTTTCTTCCCGATATATTTACCAAACACTGGACCAGCTAAAATCATCGCCGGAATACCTGCGATAACACCAAACAGGATAACCCATCCAAGATCTGCACCGATTAAATCAGCTACTGCGATCGGTCCCGGAGTTGGCGGGATGAAGCTGTGCGTTACAGCAAGACCAGCTAGCAACGGAATACCGTAGTGTAAAAGGGACTTTCCTGTTTTTTTCGCCAAGCCATACACGATTGGCACTAAAATGATGAAACCTACATCAAAGAATACTGGGATTGCCACTAAGAAACCTGTGATACCAAGTGCCCACTGGGACTTTTCTTCACCGAATTTCTTCATTAGTGTTTGAGCAAGTCTTTCTGCCCCACCTGAAACTTCTAGCATTTTACCGAACATGGCACCTAGTCCGACTACGACTGCAACGAACCCGAGGGTGCCTCCCATTCCGTTTTGGACGGATGCGGTGACTTCATTTAGCGGCATGCCTGATGCGATACCTACTAGTAAGCTGACTAACAGCAGGGCTACGAATGCGTGTAGTTTGGTGCGGATGACTAGGAATAGTAGGACGAATATTGCTGCTGCTGCGATTAGGATTAGCATGGATCCTGACATGATTTGTTCCTCCTTGTTAATTAGCTCTATTTAGAAAAAGTAATGTTTTTACGTATACTTCCTGATGACTTCCGTTCCAGATGTTCGCTTTCCGCGGGACGTGTGCTTGAGCCTCCTCGCTTCGCTGTGGGGTCTCAAGCTACCGTTATCCCCCGCTGGAGTCTCACATCTTGCACTCCAGTCATCAGGAGGAATTTTCATTAACTATGACGTCTCTCGTAATCTACTTAAAATAATTTAGTTCTTCTCTACTGAGTGTCCGCCGAATTCGTTTCGTAGTGCTGCGACTACTTTTC
This window of the Sutcliffiella horikoshii genome carries:
- the gntK gene encoding gluconokinase is translated as MTMTTYMLGVDIGTTSTKAVLFTKNGKVKSQHAVEYPLYTPEMGAAEQDPDEILEAVAVSIRETILKSGIDTTELSHVSFSAAMHSLIAVNEAGIPLTKSITWADQRSEKWAKKIKNEWNGHEIYMRTGTPIHPMSPLAKLVWLRNEHPETFEKASKFISIKEYVFHKFFGEYVVDHSIASATGMLNLKNLNWDAGALGVAGVTPGKLSRLVPTTEIITGLQPEWAVKLGLHADVKFVVGANDGVLSNLGVNAVQPGVVALTIGTSGAIRTVADKPVTDPKGRTFCYALTENHWVIGGPVNNGGMIMRWLRDEFCQAEVEEAKALGVDPYDVMTAKIAQVKAGSEGVLFHPYLTGERAPLWNGNARGSFYGLGIHHKREHMMRAVLEGINLNLYTVLLALEEIIGIPEKIHATGGFARSKVWCQMLSNIFNQEVSIPESVESSCLGAAVLGLYALGEIDSFDVMNEMVGTTNGYEPDQAEVEVYKELTPLFIRLSRLYEQEFDAVVAFQQRK
- a CDS encoding GntP family permease; translated protein: MSGSMLILIAAAAIFVLLFLVIRTKLHAFVALLLVSLLVGIASGMPLNEVTASVQNGMGGTLGFVAVVVGLGAMFGKMLEVSGGAERLAQTLMKKFGEEKSQWALGITGFLVAIPVFFDVGFIILVPIVYGLAKKTGKSLLHYGIPLLAGLAVTHSFIPPTPGPIAVADLIGADLGWVILFGVIAGIPAMILAGPVFGKYIGKKIHVVVPKYMEIDEDKVYEKDLPGFGLIASIILVPLVLILVNTFSTVMFEEGHIVREITTFVGHPFVALTIATLLTFYFLGTKRGYTKQDVQDIATKALEPAGIIILVTGAGGVFKQVLIDSGVGDVLGEMMAGSALPPIVLAFLIAAAVRVAQGSATVSMVTAAGLITPLIGIMGLEGPVLGLIVISIASGATVLSHVNDSGFWLVNRYFGLDVKDTLKSWTVMETIIGLVGFAVAVIIGIFIG